In the Candidatus Electrothrix sp. GW3-4 genome, one interval contains:
- a CDS encoding DUF3108 domain-containing protein, with product MIKKHGAFLTLLLLFWGPAPLLATERPLSLAPQALAVIYSGMERMHFAISWSGGVKIGDLILTVTPNPAGEGLVIRARVRDYGLFRFFYPVNDTFTTLVQGPLKLPSRYEVQQQEGNRKVQRLTLYDQERFQARYRKHRNPLTLYQLTGPAYNEFSAFFITRALRLKKEEQQLIPSFVDKEHHKVAVRVLGKEQKKTIFGPRNTLKVMPEMPFKGLYDKDGDTVFWLTDDACRIPVEIRAKILIGSLVAKLEEYANPACQTIPLISKAER from the coding sequence ATGATAAAAAAACACGGGGCTTTTTTGACCCTCCTTCTTCTTTTCTGGGGGCCAGCCCCTCTGCTTGCTACAGAGCGCCCCCTCTCCCTGGCCCCCCAGGCCCTTGCCGTGATCTACTCCGGCATGGAGCGCATGCATTTTGCTATTTCCTGGTCAGGCGGGGTAAAGATCGGTGATCTTATCCTGACCGTCACCCCAAACCCTGCTGGAGAAGGACTGGTGATCAGGGCCCGGGTCAGAGATTACGGCCTGTTCCGCTTCTTTTATCCGGTCAACGATACCTTTACCACCCTTGTCCAGGGTCCGCTGAAACTGCCGTCCCGCTATGAGGTCCAGCAGCAAGAGGGCAACAGGAAGGTACAGCGCCTGACCCTCTATGATCAGGAGCGATTTCAGGCCAGGTATCGGAAGCACCGAAACCCGCTGACGCTCTACCAACTGACCGGGCCAGCCTATAATGAATTTTCTGCCTTTTTCATCACCCGGGCCCTGCGCCTAAAAAAGGAGGAGCAGCAGCTCATCCCCTCCTTTGTCGACAAAGAGCACCATAAGGTCGCCGTGAGGGTGCTGGGCAAGGAGCAGAAGAAAACCATTTTTGGCCCGAGAAATACCCTGAAGGTGATGCCGGAGATGCCGTTTAAGGGCTTATATGATAAGGACGGGGACACGGTCTTCTGGCTGACCGATGATGCCTGCCGGATCCCGGTGGAGATCCGCGCAAAGATCCTGATCGGCTCCCTGGTGGCTAAGC
- a CDS encoding carbonic anhydrase, with protein sequence MKKSILKTLVGACCVLTLAAAPALANSKAKKPSPDEAIKMLKEGNARFVSGKSNHPHTDAARLIQAGKEDQGDHAYATVITCSDSRVPVERLFDAGIMDVFVIRVAGNVIDTDEAGSVEYGLAHVNTPVFVVLGHTQCGAVTAVTNEVQGHGHALEINIPPLVDNIEPAVKKAIKEHPEAKGADVIPYAIEENVWQGVEDLFMKSPVSRELVKTGKAKVVGAIYDVATGKIKWLPEEDVSKILEKVEKDPKREMDKMAGEE encoded by the coding sequence ATGAAAAAGTCAATCTTGAAAACCCTTGTCGGCGCCTGCTGCGTGCTGACTCTGGCCGCTGCCCCTGCCTTGGCAAACTCAAAGGCCAAGAAACCGAGCCCGGACGAGGCAATTAAGATGCTCAAGGAAGGCAATGCGCGTTTTGTCAGCGGCAAATCCAACCATCCCCACACAGATGCTGCACGCCTGATCCAGGCAGGTAAAGAGGATCAGGGCGATCATGCCTATGCTACAGTTATTACCTGCTCCGACTCCCGGGTACCGGTTGAGCGTCTCTTTGATGCAGGTATCATGGATGTCTTTGTTATCCGGGTTGCCGGTAACGTGATTGACACCGATGAGGCTGGTTCTGTGGAGTACGGTCTGGCCCATGTCAACACCCCGGTCTTTGTTGTCCTGGGGCACACCCAATGTGGCGCGGTTACTGCGGTAACCAATGAGGTGCAGGGACACGGTCATGCCCTGGAGATCAATATTCCGCCCCTGGTTGACAACATCGAACCAGCAGTAAAAAAGGCGATCAAAGAGCATCCCGAGGCCAAGGGAGCTGATGTTATCCCCTATGCTATTGAGGAGAACGTATGGCAGGGTGTGGAAGATCTGTTCATGAAGAGCCCGGTTTCCCGTGAGCTGGTCAAGACAGGCAAGGCCAAGGTTGTTGGTGCGATCTACGATGTAGCTACCGGTAAAATCAAGTGGCTGCCGGAAGAGGACGTAAGCAAGATCCTGGAAAAGGTCGAGAAAGATCCTAAACGGGAAATGGACAAGATGGCAGGCGAGGAGTAA
- a CDS encoding pyridoxine 5'-phosphate synthase yields MPGHPVHPPVHIVFQFLKQEQRPAIHLHEGLLRSQVLMLLEEIDRPASSVSIVFMDDPAMTAYNQQYRSKPGPTNVLSFPAAEGLDELEGLLPEGLAADELGDILISVETAQREAREKDISLHQRLTELLIHGLLHLIGYDHEISDQEAERMFSRERSLFCAIHHHQPWRKKMPKLAINVDHIATIRQARGGTEPDPVHAAGICELAGAQGIVVHLREDRRHIQDRDVRLLRQTVKTRLNLEMANVKEIVEIALELRPDMITLVPEKRQELTTEGGLDVIGNAKKLRKTIKRMKEAGIPVSLFIDPDTEQIEASQALGATYVELHTGRYCDAETEKERDKEFRLIEQAAEQAFEAGLRVNAGHGLDYRTTTRIAAIPFLEELSIGHAVIARAAFVGLDQAVREMQACIDRAGR; encoded by the coding sequence ATGCCTGGTCATCCTGTTCATCCTCCTGTCCATATCGTCTTCCAATTTCTTAAGCAAGAACAGCGTCCTGCTATCCACCTCCATGAAGGACTGCTCCGCAGCCAGGTCCTGATGCTCTTGGAGGAGATCGATCGGCCTGCCAGCAGCGTAAGCATCGTGTTTATGGATGATCCGGCCATGACCGCCTATAACCAGCAGTACCGCTCCAAACCAGGGCCGACCAATGTCCTTTCCTTTCCAGCAGCAGAGGGGCTGGATGAGCTGGAGGGTCTTCTGCCGGAGGGGCTGGCAGCAGATGAACTGGGGGATATCCTTATTTCCGTTGAGACTGCACAGCGAGAGGCCCGGGAAAAAGACATCTCCCTGCATCAGCGCCTGACCGAGTTGCTCATTCACGGTCTCCTCCATCTGATCGGCTATGATCATGAGATCTCAGACCAGGAGGCCGAGCGGATGTTCAGCCGGGAAAGGTCCCTCTTTTGTGCAATCCACCATCACCAACCATGGAGAAAAAAAATGCCCAAACTCGCCATTAATGTCGACCATATTGCCACCATCCGTCAGGCCCGAGGGGGAACAGAACCGGATCCTGTCCATGCCGCTGGCATCTGTGAACTTGCTGGTGCCCAGGGGATCGTGGTCCATCTCCGGGAAGACCGCCGTCATATCCAGGATCGGGATGTCCGTCTCCTCCGCCAGACCGTGAAGACCCGGCTTAATCTGGAGATGGCCAATGTCAAGGAAATCGTCGAGATCGCCCTGGAACTCAGGCCGGACATGATTACCCTGGTCCCGGAAAAACGGCAAGAACTGACCACCGAAGGCGGCCTGGATGTGATCGGCAATGCAAAAAAGCTGCGCAAGACCATCAAGCGGATGAAAGAGGCCGGGATCCCGGTCTCCCTTTTTATTGATCCTGATACAGAGCAGATTGAGGCCTCGCAGGCGCTTGGGGCGACCTATGTGGAGCTGCATACGGGCCGCTACTGCGATGCAGAGACAGAAAAGGAACGAGATAAGGAATTTCGTCTGATTGAACAGGCCGCTGAACAGGCCTTTGAAGCGGGCCTACGGGTCAATGCAGGTCATGGCCTTGATTACCGGACCACCACCCGGATTGCAGCCATTCCCTTTCTTGAGGAGCTGAGCATCGGCCATGCGGTCATTGCCCGCGCGGCCTTTGTTGGCCTGGATCAGGCGGTGCGGGAGATGCAGGCCTGTATTGACCGGGCCGGGAGATAG
- a CDS encoding potassium channel protein, whose amino-acid sequence MRKYILFIAPLLVLLVIGPAGYMFLEDTCFLDGLYLTIITISTVGYGDIAPITSGGRLFTVLLIFSGVGYVMYMFSQITEAMVEGGLQRFVERRKMHKKMTRLHDHYIVCGFGRIGQEICSILRENNRPFVVIENEDEVIREIDDLGYIELQGDASDDDILLAAGIKNARGLVAVVSTDADNLYITLTARGINPGLFILTRSSGTPGVAKKLERAGATKVISPYSIGARRMAQLIVRPTVVDFLDLAMQARELGLCMEELLITEHASFVDKTLMQSGLRSKYDIIVVAIKRPDIPMIFNPGPDTEIHLDDILIVLGDNQQISALEKTL is encoded by the coding sequence ATGCGGAAGTATATCTTATTTATCGCCCCCTTATTGGTCCTCCTGGTCATCGGCCCAGCTGGCTATATGTTCCTGGAAGACACCTGCTTCCTTGACGGGCTCTACCTGACCATTATCACCATCAGTACAGTTGGCTATGGAGATATCGCCCCGATCACCTCGGGTGGTCGGCTGTTCACGGTGTTGCTGATCTTTTCCGGGGTGGGCTATGTGATGTACATGTTCAGCCAGATCACCGAGGCCATGGTTGAAGGGGGGTTACAACGTTTTGTTGAGAGGAGAAAGATGCACAAGAAAATGACACGGTTACATGACCATTATATCGTTTGCGGATTCGGACGGATCGGCCAGGAGATCTGCTCAATCCTGCGGGAGAACAACCGTCCTTTTGTGGTGATTGAAAATGAAGATGAGGTGATCCGGGAAATTGATGATCTCGGTTATATTGAACTGCAAGGCGATGCCTCGGACGATGATATTCTGCTGGCGGCCGGGATCAAGAACGCCCGAGGTCTGGTGGCCGTAGTCTCTACCGATGCGGATAACCTCTATATCACCCTGACCGCCCGGGGGATAAATCCAGGGCTGTTTATCCTGACCCGCTCCAGCGGTACCCCTGGGGTTGCCAAGAAACTGGAACGGGCAGGCGCCACCAAGGTGATTTCGCCCTACTCCATTGGGGCCCGGAGGATGGCCCAGCTCATTGTTCGGCCCACAGTGGTTGATTTCCTCGACCTGGCCATGCAGGCCCGTGAACTGGGTCTTTGTATGGAAGAGCTCCTGATCACAGAGCATGCCTCCTTTGTCGATAAAACCCTGATGCAATCCGGGCTCAGAAGCAAATACGATATCATTGTCGTGGCCATTAAACGGCCAGACATCCCCATGATCTTTAATCCTGGCCCGGATACCGAGATTCACCTGGATGATATCCTGATCGTGCTGGGCGATAACCAACAGATCTCGGCCCTGGAAAAGACCTTGTAG
- a CDS encoding HEAT repeat domain-containing protein, with amino-acid sequence MSSAKKKAEMPSPAFEPYIGLRPFREDEQDRFFGRDQEISILLDKIHANRLTLLLAGSGVGKSSLLRAGIMPVLNRDEDAELIYHRDWATDPGTALRQTISNHFREKYNGAALDKQFAQLSLQESLRACTIFSTGQQVLLLDQFEEFFNYQRFRPEFQPFLEDLSAAILDRNLAASFVFSMREDFALELNSFKNTLPGIFDNYFRLEKLTRDQARLAIEEPLKATGYCFAPQTEDQEALLDQVLDDLAKREQERQFGVQNLMRLKELPLLVEPPHLQIVCRELWQGHRDDQLKQITHAAYEKAGRTAGILNSYFLGKIGLFSKQEQALASAAFDHLVGTRAIKIAHPLERLAELARVDEKELQPVLDRLQDYAILRRQMRGEQFWYELYHDIFSESIDSWNRGFKARQRLRRLACGSIAVLTIVSLIYIGNTFQTNYFGRYLQLSPKKSISDRIELYQGDIDQKDLFGQRTFQYETSFSRQEIEADRLFNQHMLNNATKTRQDLIYHLPMLDRFAFYMQDGLYQEGYTLKNKILEHEEHDPSKKIIRLLKQLPWVRSKKAVNIIDSLLEQNDDIPVQQAGIQALVGIEVKSAIPKILKKFNDEEDPEVKKTTIQALVALHDESVLEYASKFFKDKNSGLRIEAIKTAMAFGEMSFLPEIENRLKDSELLVQRWAVFAVEKLNAKSKIPQLIKLITERNESQLKIQAIHAIGKLGDESEISKIATYLNDEDNEMQLTTILALGDLHDKLLPQKITEYLDHYLQRGNNGLYNIDYRIQAALQNFPAQSIGPALIACLDEKDEKRKLAAIILLGDLGISSVAPRITTYLDDENKEIRWGVIKTLGSLLAESATEELIKLLDNTEQSAEQKERNVLSKSFFSPVDKERLQVAVIEALGKLRAEKASPKLITFLNSESKEVQEVTITALALLRVESALPRIVQHLDIKYDHIRWAAILALSQLRAESAAPDILKYINDKEVSWTVIKNIGDLHAESAIPQLVQYLKDKNIGLQEQAIYTLGNLHADSASPAIVKCLYEFLYDEDLKVQQAAIKVLGDLRVKAAIPDLIKYLDLDSKHFIFQAAAYALLKMNYSSPKLVKWQEEKLKKATQQIDSGYDNKKIAAAQTLGHIYTQQAAELLSRLINNSNPAVTSSAIYSIGNIAAYHPEWFQEQKDRLLALTNHSHLELRVAALTALGRFISFRGDKKAADFPELDQKIHTVLRNIIASPQQKNCFRVTAIDALGKTNRHACAEDLYTLMTEQLTHPEDDALRSLCMLWLGRMKYKPAQAYIENELRKLEEAKAAWRMQRDQKRESDDESADTGDETEKVDMKEDAYWEHHEYRLATALTRIAPETTGIDLLRHPLYHVRQGAVYALGAKPTATRIAKIINAHQKFDPADLPSPFPYAAFQAIDLALWNLEYTGKQDDLPRLKDILANLKPCQVPGQEGAIKERLEWTIERLAENLAKNAELGQEAIETSPPPVPFSP; translated from the coding sequence ATGAGTTCAGCAAAAAAGAAAGCAGAGATGCCCTCCCCTGCCTTTGAGCCCTATATCGGCCTCCGCCCTTTCCGGGAAGACGAACAGGATCGTTTCTTTGGTCGTGACCAGGAGATCAGTATCCTCCTGGACAAAATTCACGCCAACCGGCTGACCCTGCTGTTGGCTGGCAGCGGTGTGGGCAAGAGTTCCCTGCTGCGGGCCGGGATTATGCCGGTGCTGAATAGGGATGAGGATGCAGAGCTGATCTATCATCGCGACTGGGCCACGGATCCGGGAACAGCCCTTCGCCAAACCATCAGTAACCATTTTCGGGAAAAATATAATGGAGCCGCGCTTGATAAACAGTTTGCTCAACTCTCTCTTCAAGAGAGCCTGCGGGCCTGCACCATCTTCAGCACCGGCCAACAGGTGCTCCTCCTTGACCAGTTTGAAGAATTTTTCAACTACCAGCGTTTTCGACCTGAATTCCAGCCCTTTCTTGAAGACCTGAGTGCAGCAATCCTTGACCGCAATCTGGCGGCCTCCTTTGTCTTTTCCATGCGTGAAGACTTTGCCCTGGAACTGAACAGCTTTAAAAACACCCTGCCTGGTATATTTGACAATTACTTTCGCCTTGAAAAACTGACTCGAGACCAGGCCCGCCTGGCCATTGAAGAGCCGTTAAAAGCAACGGGCTATTGTTTTGCGCCGCAGACAGAAGATCAGGAGGCCCTACTGGATCAGGTGCTGGATGATCTGGCCAAGCGGGAACAGGAACGGCAGTTCGGGGTGCAGAATTTAATGAGGTTAAAAGAGTTACCCCTGCTGGTGGAACCGCCGCATCTACAGATTGTCTGTCGGGAATTATGGCAAGGGCATCGAGATGATCAGCTCAAGCAGATTACTCATGCGGCCTACGAAAAAGCCGGAAGGACAGCGGGGATACTGAATTCGTATTTTCTCGGCAAGATAGGTCTCTTCAGTAAACAAGAGCAGGCCCTTGCCTCAGCAGCCTTTGACCATCTGGTGGGGACGCGGGCGATCAAGATTGCCCATCCTTTGGAGCGCTTGGCTGAGTTGGCCAGGGTTGATGAGAAGGAGTTGCAGCCGGTTTTGGATAGGTTGCAGGATTATGCGATTCTGCGGCGGCAGATGCGGGGTGAGCAGTTTTGGTATGAGCTGTATCATGATATTTTTTCGGAATCTATTGATAGCTGGAATCGGGGGTTCAAGGCAAGGCAGCGGCTTAGGCGGCTGGCTTGTGGAAGTATTGCAGTTCTGACTATTGTCAGTCTCATATACATAGGTAACACGTTTCAAACAAACTATTTCGGTCGTTATCTCCAGTTGAGTCCGAAGAAATCCATTTCTGATAGAATTGAGCTGTATCAAGGGGATATCGACCAAAAGGATCTGTTCGGGCAACGGACCTTCCAGTACGAGACATCTTTTTCCCGTCAGGAGATTGAGGCGGACAGATTATTCAATCAGCATATGCTTAATAATGCAACGAAGACTCGGCAGGACTTGATATACCATCTGCCTATGCTGGATCGTTTTGCTTTTTATATGCAGGATGGCCTATACCAGGAAGGGTACACGCTGAAAAACAAAATTTTGGAGCATGAGGAGCATGATCCAAGCAAGAAGATAATACGTTTGCTTAAGCAGCTGCCTTGGGTGAGATCAAAAAAAGCTGTCAACATAATAGACTCTCTGCTCGAACAAAACGACGATATACCAGTTCAGCAGGCAGGAATTCAAGCATTGGTTGGTATAGAAGTAAAATCGGCTATTCCGAAGATCCTCAAGAAATTTAATGATGAAGAAGACCCAGAGGTCAAGAAAACAACAATCCAAGCTCTTGTTGCCTTACATGACGAATCTGTGCTTGAATATGCTTCTAAATTCTTTAAAGATAAAAATTCAGGACTACGAATAGAGGCAATCAAAACAGCTATGGCCTTTGGTGAAATGTCATTTCTGCCTGAAATTGAGAACCGTCTTAAAGATAGTGAGTTGCTGGTACAACGATGGGCAGTGTTTGCAGTTGAAAAGCTAAACGCCAAATCGAAAATCCCTCAACTAATTAAGTTAATTACAGAAAGAAATGAAAGTCAGTTAAAAATACAGGCAATCCATGCTATTGGCAAGTTGGGCGACGAGTCGGAGATATCAAAGATAGCAACCTATCTTAATGATGAAGATAACGAGATGCAACTAACGACAATTCTAGCTCTAGGTGATTTGCATGACAAATTACTACCCCAAAAAATCACCGAATACCTTGACCACTATCTTCAGCGAGGCAATAACGGTTTGTACAATATAGATTACAGAATACAAGCCGCTCTCCAGAACTTTCCTGCTCAATCAATAGGTCCTGCACTCATTGCATGCCTTGATGAGAAGGATGAGAAGCGAAAACTAGCTGCGATCATTTTGCTTGGCGATCTTGGTATCAGTTCTGTTGCCCCTAGAATAACTACTTATCTTGATGATGAAAATAAAGAAATACGATGGGGAGTAATCAAAACTCTTGGCAGCCTGCTTGCAGAATCAGCTACAGAAGAACTCATTAAACTCCTTGACAATACGGAACAGAGTGCAGAGCAGAAAGAACGTAACGTCCTTAGTAAATCTTTTTTTTCTCCTGTTGACAAGGAAAGGTTACAAGTAGCGGTGATCGAAGCTCTTGGAAAATTACGTGCAGAAAAGGCAAGTCCAAAGCTGATTACATTCCTTAATAGTGAAAGTAAAGAAGTACAAGAGGTGACAATCACAGCACTTGCCCTCTTGCGTGTTGAATCGGCACTACCACGTATTGTTCAGCACCTTGATATTAAATATGATCATATCCGATGGGCGGCAATTTTAGCTCTGAGTCAATTGCGTGCCGAATCGGCAGCGCCCGATATCCTCAAATATATTAATGATAAAGAGGTAAGTTGGACAGTGATCAAAAATATCGGTGATCTTCATGCCGAGTCAGCAATCCCGCAACTTGTTCAATATCTTAAGGATAAAAATATTGGCTTGCAAGAACAGGCAATCTATACCCTTGGCAATCTGCATGCCGACTCGGCCTCACCCGCAATCGTGAAGTGCCTTTATGAGTTTCTTTATGATGAGGACTTAAAAGTGCAGCAGGCGGCAATCAAAGTCCTTGGTGATTTACGTGTCAAAGCGGCTATTCCTGACCTCATTAAATATCTTGACCTGGATAGCAAGCATTTCATTTTTCAGGCAGCGGCATATGCTCTCCTTAAGATGAATTATTCTTCTCCAAAGCTTGTTAAGTGGCAAGAAGAAAAACTCAAAAAAGCAACGCAGCAGATTGACTCGGGATATGATAATAAAAAGATTGCTGCTGCACAAACTCTTGGTCATATTTATACTCAGCAGGCTGCTGAACTACTCTCTAGACTTATAAATAATTCTAATCCAGCAGTAACATCAAGCGCGATTTATTCTATAGGTAACATCGCAGCATACCATCCAGAATGGTTCCAGGAACAGAAAGATCGATTGCTTGCTCTGACCAATCATTCCCATCTTGAACTCCGCGTAGCTGCCCTCACCGCCTTAGGTCGCTTTATTTCCTTTCGCGGCGACAAGAAGGCCGCAGATTTCCCTGAACTTGACCAGAAAATCCACACTGTACTTCGTAATATCATCGCCTCTCCGCAGCAAAAAAACTGCTTTCGCGTAACTGCCATTGATGCCCTCGGTAAAACGAATCGCCACGCCTGTGCCGAAGACCTGTACACGCTGATGACCGAACAACTTACTCATCCCGAAGACGATGCGCTTCGTTCGCTTTGTATGTTATGGCTCGGTCGTATGAAATATAAGCCAGCCCAAGCATATATCGAAAATGAACTGAGGAAGTTGGAAGAAGCCAAGGCGGCGTGGAGGATGCAGCGGGATCAAAAAAGAGAATCTGACGATGAGAGCGCTGACACAGGAGATGAAACCGAGAAAGTGGACATGAAAGAAGATGCCTACTGGGAACACCACGAATACCGCCTTGCCACTGCATTAACCCGCATCGCCCCTGAAACCACCGGTATTGACCTACTCCGACATCCTCTCTACCACGTCCGCCAAGGAGCTGTTTACGCCTTGGGTGCCAAACCTACCGCCACCCGTATCGCCAAGATCATCAACGCCCACCAAAAGTTCGATCCTGCCGATCTCCCTTCCCCTTTCCCCTATGCCGCCTTCCAGGCCATCGACCTTGCCCTCTGGAACCTGGAATACACCGGCAAACAGGATGACCTGCCCAGACTAAAAGATATCCTCGCCAACCTGAAACCCTGTCAAGTACCAGGCCAGGAAGGGGCCATCAAAGAACGTCTGGAGTGGACCATCGAGCGTTTGGCTGAAAATCTCGCCAAAAATGCTGAACTCGGCCAAGAAGCAATAGAGACCTCACCCCCTCCTGTCCCCTTCTCACCTTAA
- a CDS encoding SIR2 family protein: MKQQRCWQRPQTEYLDLLFKELEQQIHVFRYSIMLQKQFIAAKMKELQKQWESHSKRLSFLENQKIAETRHEEMFRLEQEIRQEKNERGKLEKEMLRLEAHAQAEGRDVVNCTNRVHHAKTELSKRAFELLEVIQAIGLELDRMEKEGIGPADEEILLKIEGFIEQRLTKEELVLFFKTLASSKEGPEATPDYAKLAENLNKGQVVLCLGQELSHLLGAPVPSTEELIHRLVREEGFHGPLSELCEQEEILPGCCRYELVEKIRALLRGDAQTPLALYELLARLAPPLLIISAAYDDLLEQRLKNRKPFVVIYPNIREKKCLLRYSDQYEEPLPCTLEELSGQKPLSRGYTVIYKLRGGFIDQDRETLLLSERDYLNFNQATQQIPDYIRTKLKSRALWFLGHYPESWEERLLVKSIQMQRDHRAVSLAVQKDISPFAHAFWQDNHVQPFDLALRTFVQELAQEMES, from the coding sequence ATGAAACAGCAAAGATGCTGGCAGCGGCCCCAGACAGAGTATCTTGATCTGCTTTTTAAGGAGTTAGAACAACAGATTCACGTTTTCCGATATTCGATTATGCTCCAGAAACAATTTATTGCCGCCAAAATGAAAGAACTGCAAAAGCAGTGGGAGTCGCATAGTAAAAGGCTTTCTTTCTTAGAGAATCAGAAAATAGCGGAAACCCGTCACGAAGAAATGTTTCGCTTGGAACAGGAAATCAGACAGGAAAAAAATGAGCGGGGGAAGCTAGAAAAAGAGATGCTGCGATTGGAGGCTCATGCACAGGCCGAGGGGAGAGATGTTGTCAACTGTACAAACCGTGTTCACCACGCGAAAACTGAGCTTTCCAAACGTGCTTTTGAACTCCTTGAAGTGATTCAGGCTATCGGTCTTGAGTTAGATCGGATGGAGAAAGAAGGTATTGGCCCTGCTGATGAAGAAATCCTCCTCAAAATCGAGGGATTTATTGAACAACGCCTTACAAAAGAAGAGTTGGTCCTTTTCTTTAAGACCTTAGCCAGTAGTAAGGAAGGTCCAGAGGCGACACCGGACTATGCAAAACTCGCAGAGAATCTCAACAAAGGGCAGGTTGTCCTTTGCCTTGGCCAGGAACTTTCCCACCTCCTTGGTGCTCCGGTTCCCTCAACAGAGGAACTTATTCATCGCCTGGTTCGTGAGGAGGGATTTCACGGTCCCTTATCTGAGCTCTGCGAGCAGGAGGAAATCCTGCCAGGCTGCTGCCGCTATGAACTGGTGGAAAAGATTCGCGCTCTCCTTCGGGGGGATGCCCAAACCCCTCTTGCCCTCTATGAGCTGTTGGCCCGACTTGCCCCCCCTCTCCTGATCATCTCTGCTGCCTATGACGACCTGCTGGAGCAGCGTCTGAAAAATCGGAAACCCTTTGTGGTGATCTATCCCAACATCAGGGAGAAAAAATGCCTGCTTCGCTATTCTGATCAGTATGAAGAGCCGCTGCCCTGTACCCTGGAAGAGCTTTCCGGGCAAAAGCCCCTCAGTCGTGGCTATACGGTTATCTATAAGCTGCGTGGTGGCTTTATTGATCAGGATCGGGAAACCCTGCTCCTCTCAGAACGGGATTATCTTAACTTCAACCAGGCAACGCAGCAGATTCCAGACTATATTCGCACCAAACTGAAAAGCCGTGCCCTCTGGTTCCTGGGCCATTATCCAGAGAGCTGGGAAGAACGTTTGCTGGTCAAATCCATCCAGATGCAGCGGGATCATCGCGCTGTATCCCTTGCTGTACAGAAAGATATTTCCCCATTTGCCCACGCCTTTTGGCAGGACAACCATGTGCAGCCCTTTGACCTTGCACTCAGGACCTTTGTTCAGGAACTTGCCCAGGAGATGGAATCATGA
- a CDS encoding hemerythrin domain-containing protein encodes MDKLSREVFEHGKVLEELYFFDNYTKVFSRVSCEDYLEKINTFLDEFVIEHFEFEEKEIFPFILEKCNRYYEEKMIQELRDEHLIILEHVAEFKAQIKPLTSRLNSEIFCKILLLSQPLRREIMSHARKEDEQLLPAIKKYLVSFNCSNSELI; translated from the coding sequence GTGGATAAGTTATCACGAGAAGTTTTTGAACATGGCAAGGTGTTGGAAGAATTGTATTTTTTTGACAATTATACCAAGGTGTTCTCGCGTGTATCTTGTGAGGATTATCTTGAGAAAATCAATACGTTTTTAGATGAATTTGTCATTGAACATTTTGAATTTGAAGAGAAGGAGATATTTCCTTTTATACTTGAGAAGTGCAACCGATACTATGAAGAGAAAATGATACAAGAGTTGCGAGATGAACACCTTATAATATTGGAGCATGTTGCTGAGTTTAAAGCCCAAATAAAACCTCTTACATCACGGCTCAATAGTGAGATTTTTTGTAAAATTTTATTATTAAGTCAGCCGCTGAGGAGAGAGATAATGAGTCATGCCCGAAAAGAAGATGAGCAATTACTTCCTGCTATAAAAAAATACCTTGTATCGTTCAATTGTAGTAATTCAGAGTTGATCTGA